A DNA window from Vigna angularis cultivar LongXiaoDou No.4 chromosome 1, ASM1680809v1, whole genome shotgun sequence contains the following coding sequences:
- the LOC108327997 gene encoding L-type lectin-domain containing receptor kinase IX.1 has protein sequence MAFFSSSSCSNQTQKQTSFFICIIFFFTLFHNTVESVSFNFSSFQQSNLNNQINFTGDAFPSNGVLQLTKNQLDGPITSSVGRASYEQPVRIWDKKTNNLTDFKTHFSFIMKAVNESFIGDGLAFFLAPFDSSIPNNSAGGFLGLFSPDSAFDTKKNQMVAVEFDSFKNEWDPSSDHVGINVNSIQSVANVTWKSNIKNGSVANAWVWYNSTSKTLSVFLTYAKNPTFNGSSSLSYVIDLRDVLPEFVRIGFSAATGISVEIHNILLWSFSSTLDEVGGKKVKVGLVVGVSVGLGCLACAAGIIWFTFWRRRNRLRGGNEEEIGVDAIDDEFERGTGPKRFTYRELSNATNNFAEEGKLGQGGFGGVYKGLIENSNLEVAVKRVSKGSKQGKKEYISEVTVISRLRHRNLVQLIGWCHEQGELLLVYEFMPNGSLDSHLFGNRVMLSWVVRYKVAIGLASALLYLHEEWEQCVVHRDIKSSNVMLDGNFNAKLGDFGLARLVDHELGSQTTVLAGTMGYLAPECVTTGKSSKESDVYSFGVVALEITCGRKPVEVKEEAGKVRLVEWVWNLYGKGKVLEAADEKLNREFEEQQMECLMIVGLWCCHPDHTMRPSIRQVISVLNFEAPLPSLPSKLPVPMYFAPPMEITQFSYSSSAVTTTTKDSSPYSSISTASRNSPL, from the coding sequence ATGGctttcttctcctcttcttcATGCTCTAATCAAACCCAGAAACAAACATCTTTCTTCATATgtatcatcttcttcttcactttgTTCCATAACACTGTAGAGTCAGTTTCCTTCAACTTTTCCAGCTTCCAGCAGTCAAACTTGAACAACCAAATAAATTTCACGGGTGATGCTTTTCCCTCAAACGGTGTTCTTCAGCTCACGAAGAACCAACTCGATGGCCCCATCACAAGTAGCGTTGGTCGAGCCTCGTATGAACAACCAGTGAGGATATgggataaaaaaacaaacaatctCACCGATTTCAAAACCCATTTCTCTTTTATCATGAAAGCTGTGAACGAGTCATTTATTGGTGATGGCTTAGCCTTCTTCCTTGCACCCTTTGATTCTTCCATTCCCAACAATTCTGCTGGTGGGTTCCTTGGCCTGTTCAGCCCGGATTCCGCATTCGACACGAAGAAAAATCAGATGGTGGCAGTTGAGTTCGACAGTTTCAAGAATGAATGGGATCCGAGCTCAGACCACGTAGGGATCAATGTTAATTCCATTCAATCAGTTGCAAACGTCACTTGGAAGAGCAACATTAAGAACGGGTCTGTTGCTAATGCTTGGGTATGGTACAACTCCACATCCAAAACTCTATCTGTCTTCCTTACCTATGCTAAAAATCCAACCTTCAATGGCAGTTCCAGTCTTTCTTACGTTATTGATTTGAGGGACGTGTTGCCAGAGTTTGTTAGAATAGGCTTTTCTGCAGCAACGGGAATATCGGTTGAGATACACAACATTTTGCTTTGGTCATTCAGTTCAACCTTGGATGAGGTTGGTGGGAAAAAGGTAAAGGTTGGCTTAGTGGTTGGTGTAAGTGTTGGTTTGGGTTGTTTAGCTTGTGCTGCAGGTATAATATGGTTTACCTTTTGGAGAAGGAGAAATAGACTAAGGGGTGGAAACGAGGAGGAAATTGGTGTTGATGCCATAGATGATGAGTTTGAGAGAGGAACTGGTCCAAAGAGGTTCACCTACCGGGAACTAAGCAACGCAACGAACAACTTCGCTGAAGAAGGGAAGCTAGGACAAGGAGGGTTTGGAGGAGTTTACAaaggtttgattgagaattcCAACCTTGAAGTGGCAGTGAAGAGGGTTTCGAAAGGGTCAAAGCAAGGGAAAAAGGAGTACATATCAGAAGTGACAGTCATCAGCCGTCTGAGACACAGAAACCTGGTTCAACTCATAGGGTGGTGCCATGAACAAGGTGAGCTCCTTCTTGTATATGAATTCATGCCAAACGGAAGCCTTGATTCTCATCTATTTGGAAATAGAGTGATGCTTTCGTGGGTGGTGAGATACAAGGTGGCCATAGGTTTGGCATCTGCACTTCTTTATCTTCATGAAGAGTGGGAACAGTGTGTGGTCCATAGAGATATCAAGTCAAGCAACGTAATGTTGGATGGTAATTTCAATGCAAAGCTTGGTGACTTTGGTCTTGCAAGGCTGGTAGACCACGAACTGGGTTCACAAACGACTGTTTTGGCTGGAACCATGGGGTACCTAGCCCCAGAGTGTGTGACAACAGGGAAATCAAGCAAGGAATCTGATGTGTACAGCTTTGGTGTTGTGGCACTTGAGATCACATGTGGTAGAAAACCAGTGGAGGTGAAAGAAGAGGCTGGTAAAGTTAGGCTTGTGGAGTGGGTGTGGAACCTCTATGGAAAAGGGAAAGTTCTAGAAGCAGCTGATGAGAAACTGAATCGGGAATTTGAAGAACAGCAAATGGAATGTTTGATGATTGTGGGGTTGTGGTGCTGTCACCCTGATCATACAATGAGGCCCTCCATTAGGCAAGTCATAAGTGTGCTTAACTTTGAAGCCCCTTTGCCAAGTCTTCCATCCAAGTTGCCAGTGCCAATGTACTTTGCACCTCCCATGGAGATTACTCAATTCTCCTACTCTTCATCTGCCGTCACAACCACAACCAAAGATTCCTCCCCGTACTCCTCAATTTCTACTGCCTCCCGAAACTCTCCCTTGTAG
- the LOC108328008 gene encoding uncharacterized protein LOC108328008, translating to MKGKSQKVFLLFWFGMTLRLFFLLGACCEKTTRKTMRQSPPTQQTTSKSGVILNTKNSQQVVVDNGIVSINFSRPKGYTLGMSYKGIDNILEDDNEEQDRGYLDVVWNMPPSKNSTFERIFGTNFTVIANDDNIVELSFLRTWNSSMKGSSVPMNIDIRYILRSGDSGFYAYAIFDRPEGWPAVEIDQIRIVFKLQSKFNYMAISDERQRNMPTKKDRETGQELAYPEAVLLTKPANPEFRGEVDDKYQYSSENKDSTVHGWVSVDADAPVGFWMITPSNEFRNAGPIKQDLTSHVGPITLSMFVSTHYAGKESTMSFKEGETYKKVFGPAFVYVNSASGEDGTLSLWSDAVQQQAKEVRSWPYEFPKSVDFVPPSQRGIVLGRLLVKDSYYRGGKVVYADNAYVGLALPGETGSWQKESKGYQFWTQADTKGFFLINNIVPGDYNLYAWVPGFIGDYRYNVTITIKKGGVITLDSLVFVPPRSGPTLWEIGFPDRTAAEFYIPDPYPTLMNKLYNKKPNDKFRQYGLWDRYTDLYPNDDLVFTVGKSKYDKDWFFAHVSRNAGNKTFQPTTWQIVFDHPNEVEKGNYTLQLALACTSDANLQIRFNDAGAKNPDFGTGKIGADSAIARHGVHGLHRLFSIGVKSSRIVKGKNTIYLKQARAKNAYQGVMYDYIRLEGPPSTGK from the exons ATGAAGGGGAAGAGCCAAAAGGTTTTCTTGCTTTTCTGGTTTGGAATGACCCTACGCTTGTTTTTCTTACTCGGTGCCTGTTGCGAGAAGACAACAAG AAAAACTATGAGGCAAAGCCCCCCCACTCAACAGACAACTTCTAAGTCTGGGGTCATTCTGAATACAAAGAACAGTCAACAG GTGGTGGTTGACAATGGCATTGTTTCCATCAATTTTTCAAGACCTAAGGGTTACACCCTTGGAATGTCATACAAAGGAATTGACAATATACTCGAAGACGATAACGAAGAACAAGATAGAGG GTACCTTGATGTCGTTTGGAATATGCCACCATCAAAGAATAGTACTTTTGAGAG AATCTTCGGGACAAATTTTACGGTTATAGCAAATGACGACAATATCGTTGAGCTCTCATTTTTAAGAACATGGAATTCGTCCATGAAAGGCTCGAGTGTCCCTATGAACATTGACATAAG ATACATTTTGCGAAGTGGTGATTCCGGATTTTATGCATATGCAATATTTGATCGTCCTGAAGGATGGCCTGCGGTGGAGATTGACCAAATTAGGATCGTTTTCAAACTCCAATCCAA ATTCAACTATATGGCAATATCGGATGAAAGGCAAAGAAACATGCCAACGAAGAAAGATAGAGAAACTGGTCAAGAATTGGCATACCCCGAAGCAGTTCTGTTAACGAAACCAGCCAATCCAGAATTTAGAGGAGAG GTGGATGACAAATACCAGTACTCAAGTGAAAACAAGGATAGCACTGTTCATGGATGGGTGAGTGTTGATGCCGATGCACCCGTGGGTTTCTGGATGATAACCCCAAGCAACGAGTTCCGCAATGCTGGCCCCATCAAGCAAGACCTTACTTCACATGTTGGCCCCATTACCCTCTCG ATGTTTGTGAGCACTCACTATGCTGGCAAGGAGTCAACCATGTCCTTTAAAGAAGGGGAGACTTACAAAAAAGTTTTCGGCCCTGCGTTCGTCTACGTTAACTCTGCTTCAGGCGAGGATGGTACACTATCCCTCTGGTCAGACGCTGTGCAGCAG CAAGCCAAAGAAGTCAGAAGTTGGCCGTACGAATTTCCTAAATCTGTGGATTTCGTTCCACCCAGTCAAAGGGGAATAGTTTTGGGAAGATTACTAGTGAAAGATAG TTACTACAGAGGAGGTAAAGTTGTGTATGCTGACAATGCTTACGTTGGCCTAGCTTTACCTGGAGAAACAGGGTCATGGCAAAAAGAAAGCAAG GGCTATCAGTTCTGGACTCAAGCTGATACAAAGGGTTTTTTCCTGATAAATAATATTGTGCCCGGTGACTATAATTTGTATGCATGGGTTCCTGGCTTCATTGGTGATTACAGATATAATGTTACAATCACCATCAAAAAGG GAGGAGTCATCACATTGGATTCACTTGTGTTTGTTCCACCAAGAAGTGGACCAACCTTGTGGGAAATTGGGTTCCCAGATCGCACGGCTGCAGAATTCTATATACCAGACCCTTACCCTACGCTCATGAATAAATTATACAACAAAAAGCCCAATGACAA GTTTAGGCAATATGGGTTGTGGGATCGTTACACTGATTTATATCCAAATGATGATCTTGTTTTCACTGTTGGTAAAAGCAAGTATGACAAGGATTGGTTTTTCGCTCACGTTTCAAG AAACGCAGGAAACAAGACATTCCAGCCAACGACATGGCAGATTGTATTTGATCATCCAAATGAAGTAGAAAAAGGAAACTACACATTGCAACTGGCATTGGCATGTACCAGTGATGCTAACCTGCAG ATTCGTTTCAATGACGCTGGAGCAAAAAACCCAGACTTTGGAACTGGGAAAATCGGAGCAGATAGTGCGATAGCAAGGCATGGTGTGCATGGTTTGCATAGGCTATTCAGCATCGGTGTAAAAAGTAGTCGAATTGTAAAAGGAAAGAACACGATCTATTTGAAGCAGGCAAGAGCCAAGAATGCTTATCAAGGAGTAATGTATGATTATATCCGTTTAGAAGGACCTCCATCGACAGGGAAATGA
- the LOC108328019 gene encoding probable rhamnogalacturonate lyase B → MLHGTVANGRRRPLSRWFDAKQVVAPKSKASSWAFVQRRQVFRVEHVFAGIYKKSLSEFKGSDVAFNNPEVKLHIENKQITVQNGIIRVTFSNPEGTILGISYNGIKNVLEGRNNFNNRGYFDIVWNSPGVPSKLWGIEGSRFSVIETNKNEVELSFSRTWNKDNSSPPLNIDKRYILRRGSSGLYIYGIFEHPEDFPATEIDHIRIVFKLQKERFHYMAIADDRQRVMPTAEDRSTGQRLDYDEAALITNPSNPQLQGEVDDKYQYSCENKDNKVHGWINLDLKNNKSVGFWMITPSNEFRSGGPIRQGLTSHVGPVTLNILHTTHYSGKEVTMTLHEGEPFKKVYGPVFAYLNSVSRVHHSEQVLWSDAVQQLSKEINRWPYDFPKSEDFVPTNKRGRVEGQLLVQDRHIKGGTFLYGENAHIGLALPGDVGSWQRQSKGYQFWTQAAKLGHFAIANIVPGDYNLYAWIPGVFGDYKYNTTITITPGCIIQLGSLIYNPPRNGPTLWEIGIPDRSAAEFHVPNPYPNLINRLYIAKPLHKFRQYGLWKRYNELYPNEDLTYTVGVSDYSKDWFYAHVPRNIGNNSYHPTVWEIKFHLPFVMRGIYTLRLALASATRSNLMVRFNNPVARPPHFSTGLIGQDNAIARHGIHGLYWPYSIEVGSNVLVEGSNTIYLRQTKGMSPFQGIMYDYIRFERPEA, encoded by the exons ATGCTTCATGGCACCGTTGCCAATGGTAGGCGAAGGCCACTCTCACGATGGTTCGATGCAAAGCAGGTTGTTGCCCCCAAGTCCAAGGCGTCTTCTTGGGCTTTTGTACAGAGGAGACAGGTTTTCCGGGTGGAACATGTGTTTGCTGGAATCTACAAAAA GAGTTTAAGTGAGTTCAAAGGTTCTGACGTAGCATTTAATAATCCTGAAGTCAAATTGCATATAGAAAACAAGCAG ATCACAGTGCAAAATGGCATCATTCGTGTAACTTTCTCAAATCCGGAGGGCACTATCCTTGGAATATCGTATAATGGAATAAAAAATGTGCTTGAAGGTCGCAATAACTTCAACAACAGAGG GTATTTTGACATTGTCTGGAATTCACCTGGAGTCCCTTCAAAACTTTGGGG AATTGAAGGGAGTAGATTTTCAGTTATAGAGACCAACAAGAATGAAGTAGAACTTTCGTTTTCCAGAACGTGGAACAAGGACAACTCAAGTCCTCCCTTAAACATAGACAAAAG ATATATTTTACGAAGAGGTAGTTCAGGATTATACATATATGGTATATTTGAGCATCCTGAAGATTTTCCTGCAACGGAGATTGATCACATTAGGATTGTTTTCAAGCTGCAGAAGGAGAG GTTCCACTACATGGCTATAGCAGATGATAGGCAGCGAGTCATGCCAACAGCAGAAGATAGATCTACAGGGCAACGCCTTGATTATGATGAAGCTGCTCTAATCACCAATCCTAGTAACCCTCAGCTTCAAGGAGAG GTTGATGACAAATATCAATACTCTTGTGAGAACAAAGACAACAAAGTTCATGGGTGGATTAACTTGGACTTGAAGAACAATAAGTCAGTGGGCTTTTGGATGATCACACCAAGTAATGAGTTTCGTAGTGGTGGCCCAATTAGGCAAGGCCTTACTTCTCATGTTGGCCCTGTCACTCTTAAT ATACTCCATACCACTCACTACTCTGGGAAGGAAGTAACCATGACATTACACGAAGGAGAACCCTTCAAGAAAGTATATGGTCCCGTTTTTGCTTATCTTAACTCAGTTTCAAGGGTTCATCATTCAGAACAAGTCCTCTGGAGTGATGCTGTACAACAG CTATCAAAGGAAATCAATAGATGGCCTTATGATTTCCCTAAATCAGAGGATTTTGTCCCTACAAATAAAAGGGGAAGAGTGGAAGGACAATTACTCGTCCAAGACAG ACACATTAAAGGAGGCACATTTTTATATGGCGAAAATGCCCACATTGGTTTGGCACTTCCTGGAGACGTGGGATCATGGCAGAGACAAAGCAAg GGTTACCAATTCTGGACTCAAGCTGCTAAACTTGGCCACTTCGCTATAGCAAATATTGTACCAGGAGACTACAATTTATATGCATGGATTCCTGGAGTTTTTGGAGACTATAAATATAACACTACCATAACCATAACACCAG GATGTATCATCCAATTGGGTTCACTCATATACAATCCTCCAAGAAATGGACCAACCTTATGGGAAATTGGCATCCCAGATCGCTCTGCTGCAGAGTTCCACGTTCCAAATCCTTATCCTAACCTCATAAACCGATTATACATAGCAAAACCATTGCACAA GTTTAGACAATATGGATTATGGAAGCGTTACAACGAGTTATATCCAAATGAGGACCTCACTTACACTGTTGGCGTGAGTGATTACAGTAAAGATTGGTTTTATGCTCATGTTCCCAG GAACATTGGAAACAACTCATATCATCCAACAGTATGGGAGATTAAATTTCATCTCCCATTTGTTATGAGAGGCATCTACACACTGCGACTTGCCTTGGCCTCAGCTACACGTTCTAACTTGATG GTTAGGTTCAACAACCCTGTGGCTCGTCCTCCACATTTTTCTACGGGATTAATAGGTCAAGATAATGCAATAGCAAGACATGGCATCCATGGATTGTATTGGCCTTATAGTATTGAAGTAGGAAGCAATGTATTGGTGGAAGGAAGCAACACCATCTATCTTAGACAAACAAAAGGTATGAGTCCTTTTCAAGGCATTATGTATGACTACATCCGTTTTGAAAGACCAGAAGCATAG